ACAATAGTTGACGCCATTCAAAGTGGGGAAGAAAAAATGCTTCCAGGATTAGGCGTTCTAATGGAGGTCTTCTGGAAAACTGCTAGTGAAGAAGAAAAGAGTACAATAACAGATCGCATCGCTTCCGGTTTAAAATAAGTTTTTGTAAAGGTCTAGAGCTCTAATCATGAGCTTTAGACCTTTCTTCTGTGCTAAAACATCTAGATATTCTTCCACATGCATCATAATATGCATTAATAATACACGTTTATAGTGAGAGAACGTATCGTTACCTATCCATTCAAAGTACAAAACGAGTTCTACACATTTATAAGGAA
The genomic region above belongs to Bacillus sp. A301a_S52 and contains:
- the sspI gene encoding small acid-soluble spore protein SspI; this encodes MTNFNLRGAILQNVSGSNQEEVEATIVDAIQSGEEKMLPGLGVLMEVFWKTASEEEKSTITDRIASGLK